A window of Romeriopsis navalis LEGE 11480 contains these coding sequences:
- the gap gene encoding type I glyceraldehyde-3-phosphate dehydrogenase produces MAKLKVGINGFGRIGRLVLRAGLKNPDIEFVGINDLFPPENLAYLFKYDSTHGVYPGTVAATDEGIVIDGKLLPCSAIKDPSELPWGEEQVDYVVEATGLFTTKETAGKHLQAGAHRVIISAPTKDPDAVKTLLMGVNHEQFDVNTDTVVSNASCTTNCLAPLAKVINDKFGLEEGLMTTVHAMTATQPTVDGPSKKDMRGGRGASQNIIPASTGAAKAVGLVLPELQGKLTGMAFRVPTPDVSVVDLTFRTAKPASYADICAAMKAAANNGLNKIVAYTEDAVVSSDFQDDPHSCIFDATAGMALNDRFFKVVAWYDNEWGYSNRIIDLMMFMADKDGILSAEAREFAHA; encoded by the coding sequence ATGGCAAAGCTAAAAGTTGGAATTAACGGGTTTGGTCGGATTGGTCGTTTGGTTCTACGAGCTGGATTGAAGAATCCGGATATTGAGTTCGTGGGAATTAATGACTTGTTTCCACCCGAGAACTTGGCCTATTTGTTCAAGTATGACTCAACGCATGGCGTCTATCCTGGAACGGTTGCAGCAACTGATGAAGGTATTGTGATTGATGGCAAGCTATTGCCCTGTAGCGCAATTAAAGATCCGTCTGAGTTGCCTTGGGGTGAAGAGCAGGTTGATTATGTTGTGGAAGCCACGGGTTTGTTCACCACGAAGGAAACTGCGGGTAAGCATTTACAGGCAGGCGCCCACCGCGTAATTATCTCTGCGCCCACCAAAGACCCCGATGCCGTAAAGACGTTGCTGATGGGTGTGAACCATGAGCAGTTCGATGTGAATACCGACACCGTTGTCTCCAATGCGAGTTGTACGACCAACTGTCTTGCACCCTTGGCGAAGGTGATCAATGATAAGTTTGGTTTGGAAGAAGGCTTGATGACCACAGTGCATGCGATGACTGCAACGCAGCCAACTGTAGATGGTCCGAGCAAGAAAGACATGCGTGGTGGCCGTGGCGCATCACAGAACATTATTCCCGCTTCGACTGGTGCAGCGAAGGCCGTTGGTTTAGTCTTGCCCGAGTTGCAAGGTAAACTTACGGGCATGGCGTTCCGCGTCCCGACACCGGATGTATCAGTAGTGGACCTGACGTTCCGTACTGCAAAGCCAGCTAGCTATGCTGATATTTGTGCTGCGATGAAAGCCGCGGCAAATAATGGCTTGAACAAGATTGTGGCCTATACAGAAGATGCAGTCGTTTCTTCCGACTTCCAAGACGACCCACATTCCTGCATTTTCGATGCGACGGCGGGTATGGCCCTGAACGATCGGTTCTTCAAAGTTGTTGCCTGGTATGACAATGAGTGGGGTTATTCCAACCGCATCATTGATTTGATGATGTTTATGGCTGATAAAGACGGCATTTTGTCGGCAGAAGCGCGTGAGTTCGCCCACGCCTAA
- a CDS encoding cytochrome b/b6 domain-containing protein encodes MARQSPYQPSLLRLLHGLGALIILGAATSGYLIYEEFDGRWGKLGLPATDNIMGLHHTIGEIATLIMLLLVLYSLTLGRSKLVQLSSLKQLAHPRRPAWWYSLHRLTNTFIMGAAILALVSGKQMEGRWLANEEFDHLPYLFHLSAWSAIGIGFIFHILMNLKIGGMPLLMSIFSVRLRHNDTPMQWPGQIQKFLQRRQKD; translated from the coding sequence ATGGCACGTCAATCTCCCTATCAGCCGTCTCTGCTCCGATTACTGCATGGTCTCGGAGCGTTGATTATTTTAGGTGCAGCCACATCCGGTTATTTGATCTATGAAGAGTTTGATGGCCGCTGGGGCAAGTTAGGCTTACCGGCGACCGATAATATTATGGGTTTACACCATACGATCGGGGAAATCGCGACCCTGATTATGTTGCTCTTGGTGCTATATAGCTTGACACTGGGTCGGAGCAAGCTGGTTCAGCTATCCAGTCTTAAACAACTGGCCCACCCCAGACGTCCAGCCTGGTGGTACAGTCTGCACCGCCTCACCAATACCTTCATCATGGGCGCGGCAATTCTGGCCTTAGTCTCTGGGAAACAAATGGAGGGCCGCTGGCTGGCCAATGAGGAATTTGATCACCTGCCATACTTATTTCATTTATCGGCTTGGAGCGCGATCGGGATCGGCTTTATTTTCCATATTTTGATGAATCTCAAAATTGGGGGCATGCCATTACTCATGTCGATCTTCTCTGTCAGGCTGCGCCACAATGACACCCCGATGCAGTGGCCGGGACAGATCCAAAAGTTTTTGCAACGGCGACAAAAGGATTAA
- a CDS encoding TetR/AcrR family transcriptional regulator gives MSKAEITKRNIIEKAANLFNQQGFAGASMADLMAATGLKKGGIYNHFSSKEALAIAAFDYAVSLYQQRYRHVLREQRHSVDRIKAIVTTFCGTIHNPPLQGGCPLINTAIDSDDTNPVLRDRTRQAMDQWRLMITKVVDRGTKSGELSESVDSDELASILISTMEGAIMLTKLYDDPLHIERVEKHLLAYVEQLRQHQPHQT, from the coding sequence ATGTCAAAAGCCGAAATCACCAAACGCAATATTATCGAAAAAGCGGCGAACCTGTTTAATCAGCAGGGGTTTGCTGGTGCTTCGATGGCGGATTTAATGGCGGCGACCGGACTGAAGAAAGGTGGAATTTATAATCACTTTTCCAGCAAAGAGGCGTTAGCAATCGCCGCATTTGATTATGCTGTATCGCTGTATCAGCAGCGTTATCGTCATGTCTTGCGAGAGCAACGTCATAGTGTCGATCGCATTAAAGCGATCGTTACGACATTTTGTGGGACGATTCATAATCCTCCCTTACAAGGTGGTTGTCCATTGATCAATACAGCGATTGATAGCGATGATACGAATCCAGTATTGCGCGATCGAACACGTCAAGCGATGGATCAATGGCGATTGATGATTACTAAGGTTGTTGATCGTGGCACTAAATCGGGTGAACTATCTGAATCCGTTGACTCAGATGAGTTAGCTTCAATTTTAATTTCAACGATGGAAGGAGCGATCATGCTCACGAAGCTCTATGATGATCCCTTGCACATTGAGCGGGTCGAAAAACATCTGTTGGCTTACGTTGAGCAGTTGCGGCAGCATCAGCCTCACCAGACTTAA